The Rhodobacter sp. 24-YEA-8 DNA segment CTTGCAGCGCTGGCTTTCACATCCTTCCCGCCTGCGCATCTTCAACTGGACGATGGCGGTGCTGCTGGTTCTGTCCCTCTGGCCGGTGATCACGATGAAACTGGCACAGTAAGGCAAAGGGCCAGGAAGGGCGGGGCCAGCTCAGCCCGTTCTGCCTCCTGGCCCCTTTATGGCGGGGGTCTGCCCCCGTGTGCTCAGCGGTTGCGAGTGTCCACCGGATAGGCGGTCGTGAACTTCATCCGCTCCATCGCGAAATGCGAGGTCAGGTTCTTGATCGGCACAGCATCGGTCAGCCGTTTGTACAGCTGGTCAAAGCTTTCCATGTCCGCGACCGAAACCCGCAACAGGTAATCCATCTCTCCGGCCATGCGGTAGACTTCCATCACCTCGGGGAACTGCCCGACAGCCCGCGAGAACGTATCACGCCAGGTCGCCGAATGATCGGGCGCCTCAATGCCGATGAAGACCGTCAGGCCAAAGCCCAGCCGCGCCGGGTTTGCCAGCGCCACCCGTCCGGTCAGGACGCCATTGGCCTCGAGTTTCTGGATACGCTTCCAGCAGGGCGTCTGCGACAGGCCGACCCGGTCCGCGATCTGCGCCACGGGCAGTGTCGCGTCGCGCATCAGTTCGGCCACGATCTTACGGTCGATCAGATCGAGATTGTCCATCTGTTGCTCCTGCATTCGGCAGTGGGTTCGTTCTCATTCTGGTCGCATAAATACAATTTTGTCTACTGGTTAAATCGTCTTTAATGCTATCCAGGGAAACTGGCCCGGAATCCCTTGTTTTTCGCGGGCAATCATTCCAGATGAACCCGTCGAACGGGGAAAACCTCGCTTTGCCAGATTGATTCGCGCAGACTGTGTCCATAGGCTTATCCGTATGATCACCCAGAAAATGAAATATGCCCTCAAGGC contains these protein-coding regions:
- a CDS encoding Lrp/AsnC family transcriptional regulator, which encodes MDNLDLIDRKIVAELMRDATLPVAQIADRVGLSQTPCWKRIQKLEANGVLTGRVALANPARLGFGLTVFIGIEAPDHSATWRDTFSRAVGQFPEVMEVYRMAGEMDYLLRVSVADMESFDQLYKRLTDAVPIKNLTSHFAMERMKFTTAYPVDTRNR